GCGCTATTTGTAGAGTCCGCTAGACTCTTGAGCGCCCATCAGTTGAAGGCTTTGACGCATCGAGCCAAAGAGCGCGGATTTCGGCTTCTGCTCTCGTTTGACGATCCTAAGGCTGAGTCCCGTTCCGTGCTCGATGCCTATCCCGATGAAGTGAAAAGCGCGTTAGCGGACCGCGAAGTCGTGATTCCTTCGTTCCATCGACGCGAAGTTCGCTCTGCGATTGTTCAGTATCTCGTAGCAAGCGCTGCAGATGCGCTCGATAAGGAAATCGTGGGCGTTGCCTCCGATGCGATGGAGCTATTGCTCGAGTGGAAATTCGTAGGCGAAATTGCCGAATGTAGGACTTTAATCTGGTCAGCGGTCTCGCGGGCGAACAAAGAGGTTTTAGACGCCGAAGATCTGGGTTTTGCGCAATAAATGCGCGGGTTGAAAGGGATCGCAAGAAAGTGATTCTTATGTCATAAAGTGAGTCGACGTACTCAACTAGATAGAAACGATGCCAAAAAGAAATTCAACAGTCCGGCGCTCAGAAATCATTGACGCGCTCTTGAGGGTGATGGCGGATAGGGGATGGGCCAACGCAACGGTGAACCGCATCGCTGCGGAGGCGAACATCACACCCGGCCTGATTCATTATCATTTCCAAAACAAACAAGAGATTCTTGTGGAGTTGGTTCGCCGACTCGAGGAAGAGCACGAGTCCCGCATCGAACACTTGGCGCGAGCTGGAACCCCCACGGAACGGGTAAAGACTATGGTGATGGGCTATCTCAAGACTTCTCCAGCTCGCGGGGACGCTGAGGCGGTCGCAACTTGGGTCACGATTACCGCTGAGTCTATTCGGCAGCCTGAGGTTCGAGACGCTTTCGGCGACGCGGTGATGCGGTGGATGGAACCGATGAGGCAGGCCATTGAAGATGGCTTAAAGACGGGCGAGTTTGATACCGGTGGTTTATCACCGGAGGCCTGTGCTGCGGCAGTTTTGGCGTGTGTGCAAGGTTATTACAACTTGGGCGTTACCGTTCGGGAAGCTGTTCCGAAGGGTTCTGCCGTATCGTGCGCACTTAGGATGGTGGCTGGGATGTTGAGGATCAGCGATTTCGATAGCTTTGTAGCCGAATAGACCGTTGAAGATAGAAAACTAAAAAGGGCTCACACAGGATAATGTGTGAGCCCTTTTGTTTTGCAAGAGCAAGAGTTACGGTGCCAGGAGATTGCTCTCGTTCAAGTCGAAGGTATAGATGCCGTACATTCCAGCAGCGAAGTAGGCATTCGCCCCTTCGGTAATGAACGCTCTCGGCCATCCGTTTGTGCTGAAGTAGGATTGAGCCTCAGGTGCACTCGGGTCGTCGATATTGATGACCAAGAGTCCTCCGGAGACGGTGAAGAGCGCACGGCCAGGAATGGCTGCTCGCAAGCTTGCCCACGAGTCGATCGGTGTCTCCGAGAGAACGTTGAGACCACTTCCTGTCAACGAGATGAT
This Microvenator marinus DNA region includes the following protein-coding sequences:
- a CDS encoding TetR/AcrR family transcriptional regulator; this translates as MPKRNSTVRRSEIIDALLRVMADRGWANATVNRIAAEANITPGLIHYHFQNKQEILVELVRRLEEEHESRIEHLARAGTPTERVKTMVMGYLKTSPARGDAEAVATWVTITAESIRQPEVRDAFGDAVMRWMEPMRQAIEDGLKTGEFDTGGLSPEACAAAVLACVQGYYNLGVTVREAVPKGSAVSCALRMVAGMLRISDFDSFVAE